A single region of the Gammaproteobacteria bacterium genome encodes:
- a CDS encoding RDD family protein, whose translation MIFEDMEYVGFWTRVGAALIDSVLVLLICAPIVTAIYGPAYWNGEKFVQGWLDFIVSWVLPAAAAVVFWKAKQATPGKMAFSARIVDEKTGEAPTTGQLIGRYLGYYVSTIPLFLGILWVGIDPRKQGWHDKLAGTVVIRPKKRDA comes from the coding sequence ATGATTTTTGAAGATATGGAGTACGTCGGCTTCTGGACGCGGGTCGGCGCGGCCTTGATCGATTCGGTATTGGTGCTGTTGATCTGCGCGCCGATCGTAACAGCGATCTACGGCCCGGCGTATTGGAACGGCGAGAAGTTCGTGCAAGGATGGCTCGACTTCATCGTCTCCTGGGTCTTGCCGGCGGCAGCCGCAGTGGTCTTCTGGAAAGCGAAGCAGGCGACGCCGGGAAAGATGGCGTTTTCCGCTCGCATCGTCGACGAAAAAACAGGAGAAGCACCGACGACTGGACAACTGATCGGACGCTATCTTGGCTACTACGTCTCTACCATTCCGCTATTTCTCGGAATTCTTTGGGTAGGAATCGATCCGCGCAAACAGGGCTGGCACGACAAGCTCGCCGGCACAGTTGTGATTCGACCGAAGAAGCGCGACGCCTAA
- a CDS encoding amino acid ABC transporter ATP-binding protein, with amino-acid sequence MTPSPPTTDATAQSPPLIIAEHVGKHFGKFHVLQDVSTTFRQGEVAVIIGASGSGKSTFLRTLNRLTAHDSGRIVVDGVELNDDCNNIDEVRREVGMVFQQFNLFPHLSVLDNITLAPRRVRRSKRDAAEAMALKLLERVGMEDHAHKYPHQLSGGQQQRVAIARSLAMQPKVMLFDEPTSALDPEMTKEVLDVMKDLAKSGMTMIVVTHEMGFARDVADRIIFFDQGGILAEAKPQEFFTHQPHPRIRAFLGQLSY; translated from the coding sequence ATGACGCCATCACCTCCTACCACAGACGCTACGGCTCAATCACCGCCCCTCATTATCGCCGAGCATGTCGGCAAACATTTCGGAAAATTTCACGTATTGCAGGACGTCTCCACCACGTTCCGTCAAGGCGAAGTCGCCGTCATCATCGGTGCTTCCGGTTCTGGCAAATCCACCTTCCTTAGAACGCTGAATCGACTGACCGCGCACGACAGCGGGCGGATCGTCGTCGACGGTGTCGAACTCAACGACGACTGTAACAACATCGACGAGGTGCGACGCGAAGTCGGCATGGTGTTTCAGCAGTTCAATTTGTTTCCACATTTATCGGTACTCGACAACATTACCCTCGCGCCCCGCCGCGTGCGCCGCAGCAAGCGCGACGCCGCCGAAGCGATGGCGCTCAAGCTGCTCGAGCGCGTCGGCATGGAAGATCACGCGCACAAATATCCGCATCAACTATCCGGCGGCCAACAACAGCGCGTCGCCATCGCCCGCAGCCTCGCCATGCAACCCAAAGTCATGCTGTTCGACGAGCCGACATCGGCACTCGACCCGGAAATGACGAAAGAGGTGCTCGACGTTATGAAGGATCTGGCGAAGTCGGGCATGACGATGATCGTGGTAACGCACGAGATGGGCTTCGCGCGCGACGTCGCCGATCGGATTATCTTTTTCGATCAAGGTGGGATCCTGGCCGAGGCCAAGCCGCAGGAGTTTTTCACTCATCAGCCGCACCCGCGAATTCGAGCGTTCTTGGGACAGCTTTCCTACTAA
- a CDS encoding DUF465 domain-containing protein, whose translation MVELEAVTRAKLYEYRLEHKALDSAIERLGQDPSMDQLQLRRLKKRKLLLKDFIARLESRLIPDIPA comes from the coding sequence ATGGTCGAGCTCGAAGCCGTCACACGGGCGAAGTTGTATGAATATCGCCTCGAACACAAAGCGCTCGATAGCGCCATCGAGCGCTTAGGGCAGGATCCATCGATGGACCAACTGCAATTGCGCCGCCTCAAGAAGCGCAAGTTGTTGCTCAAGGACTTTATCGCACGACTGGAAAGTCGATTGATTCCCGACATCCCGGCGTAA